A window of Paenibacillus polygoni contains these coding sequences:
- a CDS encoding Tex family protein has protein sequence MSELSAVELNDEKLKKEQEERIVNQVAKELSLSLKQVKTTVSLLNEGNTIPFIARYRKEMTGELDENVLRLIEERTVYLRNLEDRKVEVIRIIEEQGKLTEELAKSIKQAVKLQEVEDLYRPYRQKRKTRASVAKEKGLEPLSEWIWNQPKQGNVMEEAARYVNEELGVDSADTALQGAKDILAENIADDASIRSWVRRYTLDHGMLTSEAKDSDVESVYENYYDYRELAKKMPPHRILAINRGERKGILKVGLDVNADPVHNYIGRQILKPSSVVSDILENVIVDAYKRLIAPSIEREVRTELTEKGEAQAISIFSGNLRSLLLQPPIPNKRVLGVDPAYRTGCKLAVVDETGKLLEVAVTYPTPPNNKKQEALAKFKELINKYDIELIVIGNGTASRETEQFVAEVMQEIGDPKLAYLIVNEAGASVYSASKIAQEEFPDLDVAERSAASIARRVQDPLAELVKIDPKAIGVGQYQHDVSQKHLEESLKAVVESAVNHVGVDVNTASPSLLSYVAGINSTIAKNIVKYREENGRFSSRKELQKVPRLGAKTFEQCAGFMRISEGDNPLDKTAIHPESYSVVDRVFAELKVDLDKLGTEELTRILEEQSAQELADRVEVGLPTLRDILENLQRPGRDPREELPLPIFRTDVLKIEDLEPGMELQGTVRNVIDFGAFVDIGVKSDGLVHISQLSNGFVKHPMDVVSVGDNVTVWVLDVDLKKGRVALTMKDPNQNKQ, from the coding sequence TTGTCAGAGCTATCCGCAGTTGAATTGAACGATGAGAAACTGAAGAAAGAACAGGAAGAGCGTATTGTTAATCAAGTTGCCAAAGAACTGTCGCTTTCATTAAAGCAGGTAAAAACAACGGTATCCTTGCTGAACGAAGGGAATACAATTCCTTTTATCGCAAGGTACCGTAAAGAAATGACAGGCGAGCTGGACGAGAATGTGCTGCGTCTGATTGAAGAAAGAACGGTCTATCTTCGCAATCTGGAAGATCGCAAAGTGGAAGTCATTCGCATTATTGAAGAGCAGGGCAAACTGACGGAGGAACTAGCGAAATCAATCAAACAAGCGGTCAAACTACAAGAAGTAGAAGATTTGTACCGTCCTTATCGTCAAAAACGTAAAACCCGTGCGAGTGTAGCTAAAGAAAAAGGGCTTGAGCCATTGTCCGAGTGGATCTGGAATCAGCCAAAACAAGGAAATGTAATGGAAGAAGCTGCTCGATATGTGAACGAAGAGCTTGGAGTAGATAGTGCAGATACGGCGCTGCAAGGCGCAAAGGATATACTAGCTGAGAATATCGCTGATGATGCATCCATTCGTTCCTGGGTAAGAAGATATACACTGGATCACGGGATGCTGACTTCGGAAGCGAAGGATAGCGATGTGGAATCCGTATATGAGAATTACTATGACTACCGAGAACTCGCAAAAAAAATGCCGCCGCATCGTATCCTTGCGATTAACCGCGGAGAACGTAAAGGAATATTGAAAGTGGGTCTCGATGTAAATGCAGATCCGGTCCATAACTATATTGGCCGTCAGATATTAAAACCATCATCGGTTGTCAGCGACATCCTTGAGAATGTAATTGTGGATGCTTATAAGCGTCTCATCGCTCCTTCTATTGAAAGAGAAGTTCGTACAGAACTGACGGAAAAAGGTGAAGCACAGGCCATCTCGATTTTCTCTGGTAATCTGCGCAGCTTGCTTTTGCAGCCGCCAATTCCAAATAAACGTGTACTTGGCGTCGATCCTGCTTACCGGACTGGCTGTAAACTCGCGGTTGTTGACGAAACAGGAAAACTGTTAGAGGTAGCTGTAACGTATCCGACACCGCCAAATAATAAGAAGCAGGAAGCATTAGCTAAGTTTAAAGAGCTGATCAATAAATATGATATTGAACTGATTGTCATTGGTAATGGGACAGCTTCCCGTGAAACCGAGCAATTTGTAGCGGAAGTTATGCAGGAGATCGGAGATCCTAAACTTGCTTATCTGATCGTGAATGAGGCAGGGGCAAGTGTATACTCTGCTTCCAAGATTGCGCAGGAAGAATTCCCTGATCTGGACGTAGCAGAGCGCAGTGCTGCTTCCATTGCCCGCCGGGTTCAAGATCCACTGGCTGAACTTGTGAAGATTGATCCAAAAGCCATTGGTGTAGGTCAATACCAACACGATGTATCTCAAAAACATCTGGAGGAGAGTCTGAAAGCCGTTGTAGAATCTGCCGTTAACCATGTTGGCGTAGATGTGAATACAGCTTCTCCTTCGCTGTTATCTTATGTAGCGGGAATAAACTCCACGATTGCTAAAAATATTGTGAAATACCGTGAAGAGAACGGTAGATTTTCTTCTCGTAAAGAACTGCAAAAAGTACCGCGTCTGGGCGCGAAGACATTTGAACAATGTGCTGGGTTTATGCGTATTTCGGAAGGGGATAACCCGCTGGATAAAACAGCAATTCACCCGGAGTCTTACTCTGTAGTTGACCGTGTCTTTGCAGAACTCAAAGTGGACCTGGATAAACTGGGTACCGAAGAACTGACACGGATCTTGGAAGAACAAAGCGCGCAAGAGCTTGCTGACAGAGTAGAAGTCGGTCTGCCGACACTGCGCGATATTCTTGAGAACTTACAGCGTCCGGGCCGTGACCCGCGTGAAGAGTTGCCGCTTCCTATTTTCCGTACCGATGTACTGAAGATTGAAGATCTGGAACCGGGAATGGAGCTGCAAGGGACAGTTCGTAATGTAATTGACTTCGGTGCCTTTGTAGACATTGGCGTAAAAAGTGATGGACTCGTTCATATCTCCCAGCTTAGCAACGGATTTGTTAAGCACCCAATGGATGTGGTATCCGTAGGAGATAATGTAACGGTATGGGTGCTTGACGTGGATTTGAAAAAAGGCCGCGTTGCTCTCACGATGAAGGACCCAAATCAAAACAAACAGTAA